A genomic segment from Alphaproteobacteria bacterium encodes:
- the uvrB gene encoding excinuclease ABC subunit UvrB yields the protein MTDIPFKIECPFVPAGDQPKAIEAIVSNIQEGAKDQVLLGVTGSGKTFTMAHAIQSVQRPALILAPNKILAAQLYGEMKSFFPNNAVEYFVSYYDYYQPEAYVARTDTFIEKESSINEQIDRMRHSATRSLLERPDVIIVASVSCIYGIGGVETYSEMILPLNVGQFIERGDFIRRLVALHYKRNDLSFVRGTFRVRGDVVELFPAHYEDRAWRISFFGDEVESIQEMDSLTGERYEILETIRIFANSHYVTPGPTMQQAIKQIQADLVVRLEEFRQANKLLEAQRLEQRVKFDVEMMAATGSCAGIENYSRYLTGRAPGEPPPTLFEYLPKNALLIVDESHVTIPQLNGMYKGDRSRKETLSEYGFRLPSCKDNRPLKFEEWESLRPQTVFVSATPGPWELQQTHGEFIEQIIRPTGLIDPICVIRPCDHQVDDLIAECRDTVEKGMRVLVTTLTKKMAEALTEYLAEAGFKVRYMHSDVETLDRIEIIRNLRLGVCDILIGINLLREGLDIPECGLVAILDADKEGYLRSKTSLIQTIGRAARNVDGRVILYADKMTRSMEEALGETNRRRERQQAYNITHGITPETIKRGITDILGSVYEADHLTVPVSDTPHLVGKSLKTHMADLERRMHDAAANLEFEEAARLRDEIRRLESQELGLG from the coding sequence ATGACTGATATCCCATTCAAAATTGAGTGCCCCTTTGTTCCCGCAGGCGATCAACCGAAAGCGATTGAGGCCATTGTTTCCAACATACAAGAGGGCGCAAAGGATCAGGTGCTTTTGGGCGTAACGGGCTCCGGCAAGACGTTCACGATGGCGCACGCGATACAATCTGTGCAGCGCCCCGCGCTTATTCTGGCACCCAATAAAATTCTGGCCGCGCAATTGTATGGGGAGATGAAATCCTTCTTTCCCAACAATGCAGTCGAGTACTTCGTTTCCTATTATGATTATTACCAGCCCGAGGCATATGTCGCCCGCACAGACACCTTTATCGAAAAAGAGTCCTCCATCAATGAACAGATCGATCGCATGCGTCACTCGGCAACACGATCCTTGTTGGAACGTCCGGATGTCATTATCGTGGCTTCTGTTTCATGTATATATGGCATTGGAGGCGTCGAGACTTACAGCGAGATGATCCTGCCCTTGAATGTGGGTCAATTCATTGAACGGGGCGACTTTATTCGACGTCTGGTGGCCCTCCATTACAAACGCAACGACCTCTCCTTTGTGCGCGGAACCTTTCGTGTGCGCGGCGATGTGGTGGAACTTTTTCCCGCCCACTATGAGGATCGCGCGTGGCGCATCAGTTTCTTTGGGGATGAGGTTGAGTCCATTCAAGAAATGGATTCTTTGACTGGCGAACGGTATGAAATACTTGAGACCATTCGCATCTTTGCCAACAGTCACTACGTCACGCCCGGGCCAACCATGCAGCAAGCTATCAAACAAATTCAAGCGGACTTAGTTGTGCGCCTCGAGGAATTTCGTCAAGCGAACAAGCTCTTGGAAGCGCAACGCCTGGAACAACGGGTGAAATTTGATGTGGAAATGATGGCCGCGACCGGCTCGTGCGCTGGCATCGAGAACTACTCCCGCTATTTGACAGGGCGCGCCCCCGGCGAGCCGCCACCGACGTTGTTTGAATATCTTCCCAAAAATGCCCTTTTGATTGTGGACGAAAGTCACGTCACCATCCCTCAGCTCAATGGCATGTATAAGGGGGACCGCTCCCGTAAAGAGACATTGAGTGAGTACGGATTTCGCTTGCCTTCTTGCAAAGATAATCGCCCCTTAAAGTTTGAGGAGTGGGAGAGTTTACGTCCCCAAACCGTATTCGTCTCGGCCACGCCCGGCCCCTGGGAACTCCAACAAACCCACGGCGAATTTATTGAACAGATCATCCGCCCCACGGGGTTGATCGATCCGATTTGTGTGATTCGACCTTGTGATCATCAAGTGGATGATCTCATTGCAGAATGTCGGGATACGGTCGAGAAAGGCATGCGTGTTTTGGTGACGACCCTGACGAAGAAAATGGCCGAAGCCTTAACGGAATATTTGGCGGAAGCCGGCTTTAAAGTTCGCTACATGCATTCCGATGTAGAGACACTAGACCGTATTGAAATCATTCGCAATTTGCGCCTTGGGGTGTGCGATATTTTGATTGGGATCAACCTCCTTCGAGAAGGCCTCGATATCCCGGAGTGTGGTCTTGTGGCCATTCTGGATGCGGATAAAGAGGGGTATTTACGCTCCAAAACCTCCCTCATTCAAACGATTGGACGGGCAGCGCGTAACGTGGATGGCCGGGTGATTCTTTATGCGGATAAAATGACGCGCTCCATGGAAGAAGCTTTGGGTGAAACGAACCGTCGTCGCGAACGTCAGCAGGCTTATAACATTACCCATGGCATTACGCCGGAGACGATCAAACGCGGCATTACGGATATTCTGGGAAGCGTTTATGAAGCGGATCACTTGACAGTGCCCGTGTCAGATACCCCTCACCTGGTTGGAAAATCTTTGAAGACCCATATGGCCGATTTAGAGCGTCGCATGCACGATGCCGCCGCGAACCTTGAATTTGAAGAAGCCGCCCGTTTGCGTGATGAGATCCGCCGCCTGGAGTCACAAGAATTGGGGCTTGGGTAG
- a CDS encoding porin → MVRKLVGKSAVGALALYALVGTASYGETMSTGAVAPSLKIDGFTAVNTYFVNQQRREGGRTPAGAHIGVDASNLFFTVMGKSASGIEYMYRITLETIKNTESVIDQSYVQFKSGAGTLQIGNVVGPEDTMIYDAGKIIGGTGGFDGAYNNVYNMSAGVMRGNDNIGDTGSSTKFVYYSPDFKGFQLGVSFTPTTAHQGDGKLDTLTPTRTPSVPGNRGLYEFRGTSTVGAQPFDLRNVAIGLTYKKEMGKWNITLSGAGITAKSYFFNNAGVTVNGVPGSGRVPMKNTKAYQLGAILGYGDFRFGGGYLDNGRSHLPQVQNFTVNGTPNAAGSVNLGSMHNGDAGRAFNLGAGYTMGAYQFAASYQRTTRNTGNLKKAQSDFYSATVDVTPLQGLKFYTEVDYIRSRTNDEAVDRDRQAIAISSRPWVKPIANNSGTLAIVGTKISF, encoded by the coding sequence ATGGTTAGAAAATTGGTCGGAAAATCTGCAGTGGGTGCATTGGCATTATATGCTTTGGTAGGCACAGCTTCTTATGGTGAAACGATGTCAACAGGGGCGGTCGCTCCCTCTCTCAAAATTGATGGATTCACAGCTGTGAACACCTATTTTGTGAACCAACAACGTCGTGAAGGCGGCAGAACACCCGCTGGTGCACACATCGGTGTGGATGCGTCTAACTTGTTCTTCACCGTGATGGGCAAATCTGCTTCTGGCATCGAGTACATGTATCGAATCACGTTAGAGACCATTAAAAATACAGAGTCCGTCATTGACCAAAGCTACGTTCAGTTCAAGTCAGGGGCTGGAACACTTCAAATTGGTAACGTTGTCGGTCCAGAAGACACGATGATTTATGATGCTGGTAAAATTATCGGCGGTACAGGTGGTTTTGACGGTGCCTATAACAATGTCTACAACATGTCTGCTGGCGTCATGCGCGGGAACGACAACATTGGAGATACGGGAAGCTCAACAAAATTCGTTTACTACTCCCCTGATTTTAAAGGGTTCCAGCTTGGTGTTTCCTTCACCCCAACAACAGCACATCAAGGGGACGGCAAGTTAGATACGTTAACACCAACCCGCACTCCGTCTGTTCCTGGAAACAGAGGATTGTATGAATTTCGTGGGACTTCTACAGTAGGTGCGCAGCCTTTTGACTTGAGAAACGTTGCCATTGGTCTTACCTATAAAAAAGAAATGGGCAAATGGAACATCACCTTGAGTGGTGCTGGCATTACGGCAAAGTCTTACTTCTTTAACAACGCAGGCGTTACTGTTAATGGCGTGCCGGGCTCAGGACGCGTCCCGATGAAAAATACAAAAGCTTATCAGCTTGGAGCAATTCTCGGTTATGGTGACTTCCGCTTTGGAGGGGGTTATCTAGACAATGGAAGGTCTCACCTCCCCCAAGTTCAGAACTTTACAGTAAATGGCACTCCAAATGCTGCAGGTTCCGTCAATCTTGGGTCGATGCATAATGGCGATGCCGGAAGAGCCTTCAATTTGGGTGCAGGTTATACCATGGGCGCTTACCAATTTGCTGCATCCTACCAACGGACAACGCGGAATACGGGGAATCTGAAAAAAGCCCAGAGCGATTTCTACTCCGCAACCGTGGATGTAACGCCGTTGCAAGGTTTGAAATTCTACACGGAAGTTGATTATATCCGCAGTAGAACAAATGATGAAGCCGTTGACAGAGATAGACAAGCTATTGCAATTTCTAGCAGGCCATGGGTAAAACCAATTGCAAACAACTCCGGTACTCTTGCTATCGTGGGTACAAAGATTTCCTTCTAA
- a CDS encoding DUF4917 family protein: MSQDKTLNYPADLIKEMTDENINNLLIGNGFCLSHPDLKDCFEWDMEKALIPFWKDMVPTDFEDCPEKDLNTIRINITKRILQYYIDNLKEKLSLESENLYDLRYSYQSQIKYKCSDFLNAPTLKSGNIFTLNYDPLLYFEILEVLENLSADYFDGFIGKNNGFLDQNYIACNLCRESKSSSSNIKVHYLHGSWFIQANAEEKLRKLSFRKGSDDTIDSLFENERRPFLILEDRWQTKEAILSADPYLKFCHDQLKTIEGNLLIFGCSFKNDEHILRAIKGNSSLKKIFVTYIIDKDKDNLAGKFNGSSKNIQFLQISENVIWKLPQIPLAF; the protein is encoded by the coding sequence TTGAGTCAAGATAAAACACTAAACTACCCTGCAGATTTAATAAAAGAAATGACAGATGAAAACATTAACAACCTTTTGATTGGTAATGGATTTTGTTTGTCTCATCCTGATTTAAAGGACTGTTTTGAGTGGGACATGGAAAAAGCTCTCATCCCATTTTGGAAAGATATGGTTCCAACTGATTTCGAAGACTGTCCCGAAAAAGATTTGAATACTATACGAATCAATATCACAAAGAGAATTTTGCAATATTATATTGATAACTTAAAAGAAAAATTATCACTCGAATCTGAAAATCTCTATGATCTGCGTTACAGTTATCAATCGCAAATAAAATATAAGTGCTCTGATTTTTTAAATGCACCTACTCTGAAAAGTGGTAATATATTCACCCTAAACTATGATCCACTTTTGTATTTTGAAATCTTGGAAGTCCTTGAGAATTTATCAGCTGACTACTTTGATGGTTTTATTGGTAAAAATAATGGATTTTTAGACCAGAATTACATTGCTTGCAACTTGTGCAGAGAAAGCAAGTCAAGTTCTTCTAACATTAAGGTACACTACCTCCACGGATCTTGGTTCATTCAAGCTAATGCAGAGGAAAAATTAAGAAAATTAAGTTTTAGAAAGGGCAGTGACGATACCATTGACTCACTCTTTGAGAATGAACGGAGGCCCTTTTTAATCCTTGAAGATAGGTGGCAAACCAAAGAAGCTATTCTTAGTGCTGATCCATATCTAAAATTCTGTCATGATCAGTTAAAAACAATAGAGGGTAATTTACTTATATTTGGATGTTCATTTAAAAACGATGAACATATTCTTAGGGCTATAAAAGGTAACTCATCTTTAAAAAAAATCTTTGTAACATATATAATTGATAAGGACAAAGATAACCTAGCAGGAAAGTTTAATGGATCGAGCAAAAATATTCAATTTTTACAAATTAGTGAAAATGTAATTTGGAAACTACCGCAAATACCTTTGGCATTTTAG
- a CDS encoding J domain-containing protein, producing the protein MKKNDSKKYYEILGVSPSASSVEIKKAYRLKAKELHPDKNRNKDTTRSFQLLQEAFNVLKDPKLRAQYDSLQSSSSHSSYSHQTRRSHPHSSQSQTYQTRQSDAIPKDAPIKCTNCGAISAQPRYLIFYVVRSFLTFSEQQRVEGTFCLKCASIVSLKASITTWLFGWWGQFPWGVFKSLQSLFTNLLGGIRPPHLNAILLAHHAAYFKQVGNLKLAKAIVKDALSEAHKFQQNPQLYYLLTMSFSDDQPFEQYYREFENFYEELQSLDASIKVENPKRLRSYWGAFNRVMIVQIILTVVFMTLILDLFR; encoded by the coding sequence ATGAAAAAAAATGATAGCAAGAAGTATTATGAGATTTTAGGAGTATCGCCTTCTGCCTCATCTGTTGAGATTAAGAAGGCGTATCGTCTCAAGGCCAAAGAACTTCATCCGGATAAAAATCGTAACAAAGATACCACGCGCAGTTTTCAACTCTTGCAAGAAGCCTTTAATGTTTTGAAAGATCCGAAATTAAGAGCTCAGTATGATTCGCTCCAATCGAGCTCTTCCCATTCTTCCTATAGTCATCAAACGCGAAGGTCACACCCCCATTCAAGTCAGTCTCAAACCTATCAAACCCGTCAATCTGATGCCATTCCGAAAGATGCTCCTATCAAATGTACGAACTGTGGCGCTATTTCCGCACAACCCCGCTATCTTATTTTTTATGTCGTTCGAAGCTTTCTAACCTTTAGCGAGCAACAGCGCGTTGAGGGCACCTTCTGTTTAAAATGCGCTTCTATCGTTTCTTTAAAAGCCAGTATAACAACCTGGCTATTTGGGTGGTGGGGCCAATTCCCCTGGGGTGTGTTTAAGTCTCTACAGTCTCTTTTCACCAATCTTTTAGGCGGCATTCGGCCCCCCCATCTTAACGCCATTCTTTTAGCGCATCACGCTGCTTATTTTAAGCAAGTGGGAAATTTAAAATTAGCCAAAGCTATCGTGAAAGATGCTTTAAGTGAAGCGCATAAATTTCAACAAAATCCTCAGTTGTATTATCTCCTTACCATGTCATTTTCAGATGATCAGCCCTTCGAGCAATATTACCGGGAGTTTGAAAATTTCTATGAAGAACTTCAATCCCTTGATGCTTCTATAAAGGTTGAAAACCCTAAACGGTTGAGAAGTTATTGGGGGGCATTTAATCGCGTGATGATCGTTCAAATTATCCTCACGGTTGTTTTTATGACCCTGATTTTAGATCTGTTCAGATGA
- a CDS encoding BON domain-containing protein: MIHHNTFTKRTPLTHSNHNLKSNNSKASLLKRPLALLSVAVLVSACAAFSGRETAGEYVDDASITTSVKSNILQDSSLKMFQIHVETFKNQVQLSGFVDSAAEISRAGQIAKSVDGVQGVKNNLVLRKKGHTVK, translated from the coding sequence ATGATTCATCATAATACATTTACAAAGCGAACCCCCCTCACCCATTCAAACCATAATTTAAAATCCAATAATTCCAAAGCCTCCCTCTTGAAGCGTCCTTTAGCGTTGTTGAGTGTTGCAGTTTTGGTATCTGCTTGCGCTGCTTTTTCGGGTCGGGAAACCGCCGGGGAATATGTGGACGATGCCTCCATTACAACCTCTGTCAAAAGCAACATTCTTCAAGATTCTTCCTTAAAAATGTTCCAAATTCATGTTGAGACATTCAAGAATCAAGTTCAATTAAGTGGTTTTGTTGATTCTGCTGCCGAAATAAGCCGTGCAGGACAGATTGCAAAAAGTGTAGATGGCGTTCAAGGCGTAAAGAATAACTTAGTGTTACGCAAAAAAGGCCACACCGTAAAGTAG
- a CDS encoding glycoside hydrolase family protein translates to MDNDILKQDLINDEGLKLKPYRDSVGKLTIGVGRNLDDEGITEAEALYLLNNDIQRVETELASVQYFPQLSDIRQRVLIEMTFNMGRSGVMEFKEMWSAIEAQDWNGAADAMLNSEWANEVGQRAVRLATCMRTG, encoded by the coding sequence ATGGATAATGACATCTTGAAACAAGATTTGATCAACGATGAGGGACTCAAATTGAAACCCTATCGGGATTCTGTTGGAAAACTAACCATTGGTGTGGGGCGCAATTTGGATGATGAAGGCATCACTGAGGCGGAGGCGCTTTATCTGTTAAATAATGATATTCAACGGGTAGAAACAGAGTTGGCTTCTGTCCAATATTTTCCTCAGTTATCTGATATTCGCCAGCGTGTCCTCATCGAAATGACATTTAATATGGGCCGTAGCGGCGTCATGGAATTTAAAGAGATGTGGAGCGCCATAGAAGCGCAAGATTGGAACGGGGCGGCCGATGCCATGTTGAATAGCGAGTGGGCCAATGAGGTGGGGCAAAGAGCCGTGCGCCTCGCGACATGCATGCGCACGGGGTAA
- a CDS encoding patatin-like phospholipase family protein — MAKTPKKKAPKAPKRRLIKILSLDGGGIRGIIPALILQEIEKKLTRKSHLSECFDLMSGTSTGGIIVLLLNTPDSQHKPKYRTADVVTLYQNLGATVFHQSWGKYLTSLNGWIGEKYSSANLELTLQKFFGDCRLRDALTNIIIPSYDISQDDTIFFKSDKAKRDLSRDYFFTDVARATSAAPTFFRPAHVRDIALQKHHTLIDGGVAVNNPTMSACVHALKLFGRDNDFLVVSIGTGTNNPVAPGKLSFEGKVIKSGGKLEWAPDIVSVLMNATNEVVDYQMEEVFKGDDGKKDYHRFQVTLDAQHTAFDDVSPLNIKALELYAKNLIQNSQSELTQIAQLLDG, encoded by the coding sequence ATGGCAAAGACACCCAAGAAGAAGGCACCAAAGGCGCCCAAGAGAAGGCTTATTAAAATTCTTTCCCTTGATGGGGGCGGGATTCGGGGCATTATCCCTGCGCTCATTTTACAAGAAATTGAGAAGAAATTGACACGTAAAAGCCATTTATCGGAATGTTTTGATTTGATGTCGGGGACTTCTACGGGTGGGATCATTGTGCTTCTTTTGAACACCCCTGACTCTCAACATAAGCCAAAATATCGAACGGCCGATGTGGTGACCTTGTATCAGAATCTAGGAGCTACGGTTTTTCACCAATCGTGGGGGAAATATTTGACCAGTTTGAATGGGTGGATTGGGGAAAAATATTCATCCGCCAACTTGGAATTGACCCTCCAGAAATTTTTTGGGGACTGCCGTTTGCGGGATGCGCTCACCAATATTATTATTCCTTCCTACGATATCAGTCAGGACGACACCATCTTTTTCAAAAGCGACAAAGCAAAGCGCGATTTATCTCGAGATTATTTCTTCACGGACGTTGCCCGGGCGACGAGTGCGGCACCGACCTTCTTTAGGCCCGCCCACGTTCGAGATATTGCTTTGCAAAAACATCATACATTGATTGATGGCGGTGTGGCTGTCAATAATCCCACGATGTCCGCATGCGTGCATGCGCTTAAATTGTTTGGCCGAGACAATGATTTTCTGGTGGTTTCGATTGGCACAGGAACGAACAATCCCGTGGCTCCTGGAAAATTGTCATTTGAGGGGAAGGTAATCAAATCTGGCGGCAAGTTGGAGTGGGCACCGGATATTGTTTCCGTGTTGATGAATGCAACCAATGAAGTTGTCGATTATCAAATGGAAGAAGTTTTCAAAGGCGATGATGGCAAAAAAGATTACCACCGATTCCAAGTGACGCTCGATGCACAACACACGGCCTTCGATGACGTGAGCCCGTTAAATATCAAGGCTTTGGAATTATATGCCAAGAATCTCATCCAAAATTCTCAAAGTGAATTGACGCAAATTGCGCAGCTGTTGGATGGGTAA
- a CDS encoding TIGR02281 family clan AA aspartic protease: MKKNHIILIVLGTLLALLFGYLIWRFPHVMESEDHFGHFFYSILLLCLLVPSFFLHREFPHALKSAAAWVGIFLVLFVGYSYHEDLGSVWERLKSNLLPFAGTQHSDGSITFTRAEGGHFYVEALVNGTPIHFMVDTGATRIALTQEDAKRAGFDVDNLPYSELIHTANGDTMAAPVYLNEFKIGPIVMTDLSASVNKNLSTHSLLGMNFLKKLKGFKIEGNRLTFEIPQS; this comes from the coding sequence ATGAAAAAAAACCACATCATTCTGATTGTCCTTGGAACGCTCCTGGCTCTTCTCTTCGGCTACCTGATCTGGCGCTTTCCCCACGTTATGGAGTCGGAAGATCACTTTGGACATTTTTTCTACTCGATCCTTCTTCTATGCCTTCTGGTGCCTTCCTTTTTTTTACATCGGGAATTTCCCCATGCGCTGAAATCCGCCGCCGCTTGGGTTGGCATTTTCTTGGTTTTGTTCGTCGGCTATAGTTATCACGAGGATTTGGGGAGTGTTTGGGAGCGTCTGAAGAGCAACCTCTTGCCCTTTGCTGGCACACAACACAGCGATGGATCCATCACCTTCACCCGCGCGGAAGGGGGACACTTTTATGTGGAAGCGCTTGTGAATGGCACCCCCATACACTTTATGGTGGATACGGGGGCCACGCGCATCGCGTTGACGCAAGAAGACGCCAAGCGGGCAGGATTTGATGTGGATAATTTACCCTACTCCGAGCTCATTCACACGGCCAATGGCGACACCATGGCGGCCCCCGTTTATCTCAATGAATTTAAGATTGGGCCGATCGTCATGACCGATCTTTCGGCTTCCGTGAATAAGAATCTTTCTACACACTCCTTGCTGGGCATGAATTTCTTGAAGAAACTCAAAGGCTTTAAGATCGAGGGCAACCGCTTGACCTTTGAAATTCCTCAGTCTTGA